A part of Brachybacterium faecium DSM 4810 genomic DNA contains:
- a CDS encoding ABC-type dipeptide/oligopeptide/nickel transport system, permease component (PFAM: Binding-protein-dependent transport system inner membrane component), whose product MLRRFLSNPKVGIGLAIIGLFTLVALLGKPFATEILGRTPQSIFPQAMGVPPSWTHPLGTTVSGQDVFTWMLYGTYNSMFVGFASAIIASAISIAMGTAAGFLGGAVDRVLNGVILIFQNLPSFPVLIIAATFWREMPLLVVSILIGLFEWTGGARRIRAQALSLRGRDFTTALRTIGESKARIVFVEVMPHLFGILSPIFLTLIAAGVGMQASMAMLGIGNAAEPSWGLIINYAFGMNALFRGMWWWFVPPGLCLALLGFATTMVNFGLDEITNPTLSTKRMTLMRKFVKRTRRAPARATSTTPTGAVS is encoded by the coding sequence ATGCTGCGACGATTCCTCAGCAATCCGAAGGTCGGCATCGGGCTGGCCATCATCGGTCTGTTCACGCTGGTCGCACTGCTCGGCAAGCCCTTCGCGACCGAGATCCTGGGCCGCACCCCGCAGTCGATCTTCCCTCAGGCGATGGGGGTGCCGCCGAGTTGGACACATCCGCTGGGCACCACCGTCTCCGGGCAGGACGTGTTCACGTGGATGCTGTACGGCACCTACAACTCGATGTTCGTGGGGTTCGCCTCCGCGATCATCGCCTCCGCGATCTCGATCGCGATGGGCACCGCCGCCGGCTTCCTCGGTGGAGCCGTCGACCGCGTGCTCAACGGCGTCATCCTCATCTTCCAGAACCTGCCGTCGTTCCCTGTCCTGATCATCGCGGCGACGTTCTGGCGCGAGATGCCGCTGCTGGTCGTCTCGATCCTGATCGGCCTGTTCGAGTGGACCGGCGGCGCCCGCCGCATCCGTGCACAGGCGCTGAGCCTGAGGGGCCGCGACTTCACGACGGCGCTGCGCACGATCGGAGAGTCCAAGGCGCGGATCGTCTTCGTCGAGGTCATGCCCCACCTGTTCGGCATCCTCTCCCCCATCTTCCTGACCCTCATCGCCGCGGGCGTGGGCATGCAGGCCTCGATGGCGATGCTCGGCATCGGCAATGCCGCCGAACCCAGCTGGGGGCTCATCATCAACTACGCCTTCGGCATGAACGCCCTGTTCCGGGGCATGTGGTGGTGGTTCGTACCACCCGGCCTCTGCCTGGCGCTGCTGGGATTCGCCACCACGATGGTGAACTTCGGCCTGGACGAGATCACCAACCCGACCCTGAGCACGAAGCGGATGACCCTGATGCGGAAGTTCGTGAAGCGCACCCGCCGCGCCCCGGCTCGGGCCACCTCGACCACTCCGACGGGAGCTGTTTCATGA
- a CDS encoding oligopeptide/dipeptide ABC transporter, ATP-binding protein (PFAM: Oligopeptide/dipeptide transporter, C-terminal region; ABC transporter~TIGRFAM: oligopeptide/dipeptide ABC transporter, ATP-binding protein, C-terminal domain), whose translation MTTTSTDTIRESTAVVEASHIAVETTQQMIERLEKSPLLLEAKDLDVTYVVEEGEVPACRDIDLQLRRGEILGIAGESASGKSTLLNALSRLQRPPAVTSAGSVVFHPLDGEPVDLTALPEEQLRRYRWDSLSIVMQSAMASLNPVLRLDTQFIDVIMEHDRTITKQRARDRAGELLEMVGIPAGRLRSFSYQLSGGMQQRALIALSLASNPEVVFMDEPTTAVDVVMQRQILTQILQLQATLGFAIVFVTHDLSLLLEISDRIAIMYGGRIVEVGMPEQLYSDAQHPYTRGLRASFPPLSEPVRRLRGIPGTPPDLLNLPTGCAFSPRCPLAVDRCRTERPELTATETGVVACHRAGERDDRAPTETATGEAGRDQHAATARATPAQETSLAPTTQEDR comes from the coding sequence ATGACCACCACCTCCACCGACACGATCCGGGAGAGCACGGCCGTCGTCGAGGCATCGCACATCGCGGTCGAGACGACGCAGCAGATGATCGAGCGGCTCGAGAAGTCGCCCCTGCTGCTCGAGGCGAAAGATCTCGACGTCACCTATGTCGTCGAAGAGGGCGAGGTCCCCGCGTGCCGGGACATCGATCTCCAGCTCCGCCGCGGAGAGATCCTCGGCATCGCAGGAGAATCGGCCTCCGGCAAGTCCACGCTGCTCAACGCCCTCTCCCGCTTGCAGCGCCCGCCCGCCGTCACGAGTGCGGGATCCGTCGTCTTCCATCCCCTCGACGGCGAGCCCGTTGACCTCACGGCGCTCCCCGAGGAGCAGCTGCGCCGATACCGCTGGGACTCCCTGTCGATCGTCATGCAGTCTGCGATGGCGTCCCTGAACCCAGTGCTCCGTCTGGACACCCAGTTCATCGACGTGATCATGGAACACGACCGCACGATCACGAAGCAGCGCGCCAGAGATCGCGCCGGTGAGCTGCTGGAGATGGTCGGCATCCCGGCCGGTCGCCTGCGGTCGTTCTCCTACCAGCTCTCCGGTGGGATGCAGCAGCGTGCACTCATCGCCCTCTCGTTGGCTTCGAATCCCGAGGTCGTGTTCATGGATGAACCGACCACTGCCGTCGACGTCGTGATGCAGCGCCAGATCCTCACCCAGATCCTCCAGCTGCAGGCGACCCTCGGCTTCGCAATCGTCTTCGTGACCCACGATCTCTCCCTGCTGCTGGAGATCTCCGACCGGATCGCGATCATGTACGGAGGCCGCATCGTGGAGGTCGGGATGCCGGAGCAGCTGTACTCCGACGCGCAACACCCGTACACCCGCGGACTGCGGGCCTCCTTCCCTCCGCTCTCCGAGCCCGTCCGGAGGCTCCGTGGGATCCCGGGGACACCGCCGGACCTCCTGAACCTCCCCACCGGATGCGCCTTCTCCCCACGATGTCCGCTCGCGGTCGATCGCTGTCGCACCGAACGGCCTGAGCTGACCGCCACCGAGACCGGAGTCGTGGCATGCCACCGCGCCGGCGAGCGGGACGACCGAGCCCCCACCGAGACCGCGACCGGCGAGGCCGGGCGCGACCAGCACGCCGCCACCGCACGAGCGACCCCAGCGCAGGAGACCTCTCTCGCGCCGACCACGCAGGAGGACCGATGA
- a CDS encoding ABC-type dipeptide/oligopeptide/nickel transport system, ATPase component (PFAM: ABC transporter; Oligopeptide/dipeptide transporter, C-terminal region): protein MSPQSPTPTTGSPVPTATKESGAPVFEARDLSVHFRVDSPDGKVTVRALDGIDFTLREGEIAALVGESGSGKTTLARVFSLIHAPTAGDVLVSGVPLKKAAKDERRYYRDVQLIFQDPFASLNALKKIRHIVERPVRIHRIATGRKAVAHKVAELLERVNLTPASRYIDRYPTDLSGGQRQRVAIAKSLAVNPKVLLADEPTSMLDASIRLEVLNLLADLRESADLAVLYITHDIASARYVSDRIHVMYGGRIIESGPTEQIVSDPVHPYTRLLIDAAPDPAHYKGSGHSAALTTSNAPPVDNSVEVVGCRFANRCPLARPECTSAPIPRYRGPDGRDVLCVLADERPDFTPTHAAPAAR, encoded by the coding sequence ATGAGCCCTCAGAGCCCCACTCCCACCACCGGCTCACCGGTACCCACCGCGACGAAGGAATCCGGCGCGCCCGTCTTCGAGGCCCGCGATCTCTCGGTGCATTTCCGCGTGGACAGTCCCGACGGCAAAGTCACTGTGCGCGCCCTGGACGGCATCGACTTCACCCTCCGCGAGGGCGAGATCGCCGCGCTCGTGGGAGAGTCCGGTTCCGGCAAGACCACCCTGGCACGGGTCTTCTCGCTGATCCACGCACCGACCGCCGGTGACGTCCTGGTGAGCGGGGTACCGCTGAAGAAAGCCGCGAAGGACGAACGGCGCTACTACCGCGACGTGCAGCTCATCTTCCAGGATCCGTTCGCATCGTTGAACGCGCTGAAGAAGATCCGGCACATCGTTGAACGGCCGGTGCGGATCCACCGCATCGCCACCGGTCGCAAGGCCGTCGCGCACAAGGTGGCCGAGCTCCTGGAGCGGGTGAACCTCACCCCTGCGTCTCGGTACATCGACCGGTACCCGACGGATCTCTCGGGCGGTCAGCGCCAGCGGGTGGCGATCGCGAAATCTCTCGCCGTGAACCCCAAGGTGCTGCTCGCTGACGAACCCACCTCGATGCTCGACGCCTCGATCCGCCTCGAGGTCCTCAACCTGCTCGCCGACCTGCGCGAGAGCGCTGACCTCGCAGTCCTCTACATCACCCACGACATCGCGAGCGCCCGCTATGTCTCGGACCGGATCCACGTCATGTACGGGGGACGCATCATCGAGTCCGGCCCGACCGAGCAGATCGTCAGCGATCCCGTGCATCCATATACGCGCTTGCTCATCGACGCCGCACCCGACCCCGCCCATTACAAGGGATCGGGCCATTCGGCGGCGCTGACCACCTCGAATGCTCCGCCGGTGGACAACTCTGTGGAAGTGGTCGGCTGCCGCTTCGCCAACCGCTGTCCCCTGGCGCGTCCCGAATGCACGAGTGCACCGATCCCCCGCTATCGGGGTCCCGACGGCAGAGACGTGCTCTGCGTCCTAGCCGATGAGCGTCCAGATTTCACCCCCACCCACGCCGCGCCCGCGGCACGTTGA
- a CDS encoding ABC-type dipeptide transport system, periplasmic component (PFAM: Bacterial extracellular solute-binding proteins, family 5 Middle) — protein MMIPPKMTRRSVLGALGIGTLTATAAACSSGAGGVGGAGGDGEGGLFVVGTDVTATNQFAKNFNRYGGGDTAPGLDLVYEPLFRLSSKDGGQLLPMLAESADHSEDGMEVTYHLRKDVKWSDGEPFTSRDVLFTLGSIYGTPNPEPAEDEFVWLAAPIETPDDYTVTVKYNEDQRQQEVNLALYYPIVPAHIYQDGDELEFPQDIMDNPIGTGPAELASFDTQLVTYTMRDDYWGGTSAVGEVQFVPSGQAGNIETQITQGDVDFAEGGAPGVVSGFVSMAETNNYVWIADGASEGIVFQTARPESPMTDPNVRKAFRAAIDYTAVMEASGIGYTLPNVAGVDPVMNETLQQPEFDEPLALDVDAAKAALEESDWSVNAAGNLEKDGQEHPLSLQIQNDNATFMVTMPIVVSNWAENLGVTVAFDPKPKDVMDTILASSDFDLVATGLGYPGSPWSNYTMYDQKIEPIGEDSTNGNWGRWDWGDEAAEKMEILVSTLNTPETQDRIAEGVQGVQQAFLEQAPHAPVQGGGTGVMYSEINWTGFPDPADVDYFPRVTGMGNMTQMLMAITPAG, from the coding sequence ATGATGATCCCACCGAAGATGACCCGTCGCAGTGTGCTCGGCGCGCTCGGCATCGGAACCCTCACCGCGACCGCCGCCGCCTGCTCGAGCGGCGCCGGCGGCGTCGGCGGCGCTGGGGGCGACGGGGAGGGCGGGCTGTTCGTCGTCGGCACCGACGTGACCGCGACCAACCAGTTCGCCAAGAACTTCAACCGCTACGGCGGCGGCGACACCGCTCCCGGCCTCGATCTCGTCTACGAGCCGCTGTTCCGACTGTCATCGAAGGACGGCGGCCAGCTTCTGCCGATGCTGGCGGAGTCGGCAGATCACTCCGAGGACGGCATGGAGGTCACGTACCACCTGCGCAAGGACGTGAAGTGGTCCGACGGAGAGCCCTTCACCTCCCGCGACGTCCTGTTCACGCTCGGCTCCATCTACGGCACCCCGAACCCGGAACCCGCCGAAGACGAATTCGTGTGGCTCGCCGCTCCGATCGAGACACCCGACGACTACACGGTGACCGTGAAGTACAACGAGGATCAGCGGCAGCAGGAGGTGAACCTCGCCCTCTACTACCCGATCGTGCCCGCACACATCTACCAGGACGGCGACGAGCTCGAGTTCCCGCAGGACATCATGGACAACCCCATCGGCACGGGACCCGCGGAGCTGGCATCCTTCGACACTCAGCTGGTCACGTACACCATGCGAGACGACTACTGGGGAGGGACCTCGGCGGTCGGCGAGGTGCAGTTCGTCCCGTCCGGGCAGGCCGGAAACATCGAGACCCAGATCACCCAGGGGGACGTCGATTTCGCGGAGGGCGGTGCGCCCGGTGTGGTCTCCGGCTTCGTGAGCATGGCCGAGACCAACAACTACGTGTGGATCGCCGACGGCGCCTCCGAGGGCATCGTCTTCCAGACCGCACGGCCCGAATCGCCCATGACCGACCCGAACGTCCGCAAGGCCTTCCGCGCCGCGATCGACTACACCGCCGTGATGGAGGCCTCCGGAATCGGGTACACGCTCCCGAACGTCGCCGGAGTCGATCCCGTCATGAACGAGACGCTCCAGCAGCCGGAGTTCGACGAGCCCCTGGCACTCGACGTCGACGCCGCCAAGGCCGCTCTCGAGGAATCCGACTGGTCGGTCAACGCGGCCGGGAACCTCGAGAAGGACGGCCAGGAGCACCCCCTGAGCCTGCAGATCCAGAACGACAACGCGACGTTCATGGTGACCATGCCGATCGTGGTCTCCAACTGGGCCGAGAATCTCGGGGTGACCGTCGCCTTCGACCCGAAGCCGAAGGACGTCATGGACACGATCCTCGCCTCCTCCGACTTCGATCTCGTCGCCACCGGCCTGGGATACCCCGGATCACCGTGGTCGAACTACACCATGTACGACCAGAAGATCGAGCCCATCGGTGAGGATTCGACGAACGGCAACTGGGGCCGCTGGGACTGGGGCGACGAGGCTGCGGAGAAGATGGAGATCCTCGTCTCCACTCTCAATACGCCCGAGACTCAGGACAGGATCGCCGAGGGTGTCCAGGGCGTTCAGCAGGCCTTCCTGGAGCAGGCACCGCATGCGCCCGTCCAGGGCGGAGGCACGGGCGTCATGTACTCGGAGATCAACTGGACCGGTTTCCCGGATCCGGCGGACGTCGACTACTTCCCCCGAGTGACCGGCATGGGCAATATGACCCAGATGCTCATGGCGATCACGCCCGCTGGCTGA
- a CDS encoding chitinase, translated as MVPSPFPRTGLQMAYFRTWHDRVADPTKPNCFGDIPAEVDVAFVFPDFTPPENPFWRTLRDEYVPKLHEQGTAVVRTTDIGALLDPSFPDTPSGHRALAEKLVSDLVHAHGLDGLDIDMENRLEPAAAERAAAVFHELSRLVGKESGDDSLLIYDTNLGGDEPVFSATADLYDYVLVQSYGRSLDSLQATWETFAPLLPAERYLIGFSFYEEFDLNRWDDTSEPFEESRAVAYAEWQPEGATKAGVFSYAIDRDGVDFLDDEITAVEYSWTRKIGERLRAARG; from the coding sequence GTGGTCCCCAGCCCATTCCCCCGCACAGGCCTGCAGATGGCCTACTTCCGCACCTGGCACGACCGGGTTGCGGACCCTACGAAGCCGAACTGCTTCGGAGATATTCCTGCAGAGGTCGACGTCGCTTTCGTCTTCCCTGATTTCACGCCGCCCGAGAATCCGTTCTGGAGGACTCTGCGCGACGAGTACGTGCCGAAGCTCCATGAGCAAGGCACCGCCGTCGTGCGGACCACCGACATCGGTGCTCTTCTGGACCCCTCCTTTCCGGACACCCCGAGCGGACACCGTGCGCTCGCCGAGAAGCTGGTCAGCGACCTCGTGCATGCTCACGGGCTCGACGGACTGGACATCGACATGGAGAACCGGCTCGAGCCGGCTGCTGCGGAACGCGCGGCAGCCGTCTTCCACGAACTCTCCCGCCTGGTCGGCAAGGAGTCCGGCGATGACTCGCTGCTCATCTACGACACCAATCTCGGGGGTGATGAGCCGGTCTTCAGCGCCACTGCGGATCTGTACGACTACGTGCTCGTCCAGTCCTACGGCCGGAGCCTCGACTCGTTGCAGGCCACCTGGGAGACGTTCGCGCCGTTGCTCCCTGCTGAGCGATACCTCATCGGCTTCTCGTTCTACGAGGAGTTCGACCTCAACCGCTGGGACGACACCTCGGAGCCCTTCGAAGAGTCGCGGGCGGTCGCCTACGCCGAGTGGCAGCCGGAGGGCGCGACCAAGGCCGGCGTGTTCTCGTACGCGATCGACCGCGACGGGGTTGATTTCCTCGACGACGAGATCACCGCAGTCGAGTATTCGTGGACCCGCAAGATCGGTGAGCGCCTGCGCGCCGCCCGAGGCTGA
- a CDS encoding chitinase (PFAM: Glycosyl hydrolases family 18) encodes MTHTPVPEEIPLATINRRTLLAGAGGLALGGVGATAVSGAAHADPVRRPGRDVTSVAYIEVNDNSMLNPGQYTLEDGSPAFDIAVIFAANINYDGEKAYLHFNEDLQHVLDNAETTIRPLQRMGIKVTLSILGNHQGAGFANFPTRKAADRFAQEVSTTIRRYGLDGVDLDDEWVEYGANGTGQPNEFSFVSFVQSLRKRLPNRLITFYVIGPSAENQEHEGTRVGDLLDYAWNPYYGQFEDFDVPGLPRSQYGAAAVDLGPESDTDPELVRDFAERTVEGGYGVFLTYQLQEGDQTELVTAFTEPLYDSPARFG; translated from the coding sequence ATGACCCACACCCCCGTTCCGGAGGAGATCCCATTGGCGACCATCAACCGTAGAACGCTGCTCGCAGGAGCCGGCGGCCTCGCGCTCGGAGGCGTCGGCGCCACCGCGGTGTCCGGCGCCGCGCACGCCGATCCCGTCCGCCGTCCCGGCAGGGACGTCACCTCGGTCGCGTACATCGAGGTGAACGACAACTCGATGCTGAACCCCGGGCAGTACACGCTCGAGGACGGCAGCCCCGCGTTCGACATCGCGGTGATCTTCGCCGCGAACATCAACTACGACGGCGAGAAGGCGTACCTGCACTTCAACGAGGACCTCCAGCACGTGCTGGACAACGCCGAGACCACGATCCGGCCCCTGCAGAGGATGGGCATCAAGGTCACGCTCTCGATCCTCGGGAACCACCAGGGCGCGGGCTTCGCGAACTTCCCGACCCGGAAGGCCGCCGACCGGTTCGCGCAGGAGGTCTCCACGACGATCCGCCGCTACGGCCTCGACGGCGTGGACCTCGACGACGAGTGGGTGGAGTACGGAGCGAACGGGACCGGCCAGCCGAACGAGTTCTCGTTCGTCTCCTTCGTCCAGTCGCTGCGCAAGCGCCTCCCGAACCGCCTGATCACCTTCTACGTGATCGGACCCTCCGCCGAGAACCAGGAGCACGAGGGCACCAGGGTCGGCGATCTCCTCGACTACGCCTGGAACCCGTACTACGGCCAGTTCGAGGACTTCGACGTCCCCGGGCTGCCCCGATCCCAATACGGTGCCGCCGCGGTCGATCTCGGACCGGAGAGCGACACCGATCCCGAGCTCGTCCGCGACTTCGCGGAGCGCACCGTCGAGGGCGGCTACGGGGTGTTCCTGACGTATCAGCTGCAGGAGGGCGATCAGACCGAGCTGGTCACCGCCTTCACCGAGCCGCTCTACGACAGCCCGGCCCGCTTCGGCTGA
- a CDS encoding N-acetyl-beta-hexosaminidase (PFAM: Glycosyl hydrolase family 20, catalytic domain), whose product MTPSQTLSPDHARPPDPVPSGLTTAAYTGLSLDVGRKAFSADGVIALIGRMAELGFTALHLHLTETHRVGVRLPGFEELAAEDAWDAAEAARIVAAARTAGIALIPEIDLPSHAGALLHGREHLQLRDRHGTLHPDRLDISRPEALELALALLEAAAAMFPGEAIHLGGDEYFAAPWEDEEAQHPERFPSLVAHARDQLGAEATALDSYALFINALAARALELGRLPMLWNDHVVPAAEQPLVPISREVVIDVWIRWRAWTPSVTDYLDSGYRVVNSNGDLLYFVLSGDGVPEPHGRRRFGLLEDTFAPRRFMGLAAQDSHLDVPPVPAGEPDPVLGASMSVWCDAPDVLGEAETFELLDTWLVPFARVMGAPRR is encoded by the coding sequence ATGACGCCGTCCCAGACGCTCTCCCCGGATCATGCCCGCCCACCGGACCCGGTGCCGAGCGGGCTGACCACCGCCGCGTACACCGGGCTCAGCCTGGACGTGGGGCGCAAGGCCTTCAGCGCCGACGGGGTGATCGCATTGATCGGCCGGATGGCCGAGCTCGGCTTCACCGCCCTGCACCTGCATCTCACCGAGACCCACCGGGTGGGGGTGCGCCTGCCGGGGTTCGAGGAGCTCGCCGCGGAGGACGCCTGGGATGCGGCCGAGGCGGCGCGGATCGTCGCAGCGGCACGCACGGCCGGGATCGCCCTGATCCCCGAGATCGACCTGCCCTCCCATGCCGGGGCGCTGCTGCACGGCCGTGAGCATCTCCAGCTCCGCGACCGGCACGGCACCCTCCACCCCGACCGGCTGGACATCTCCCGGCCCGAGGCGCTCGAGCTCGCCCTGGCGCTGCTCGAGGCCGCGGCGGCGATGTTCCCCGGGGAGGCGATCCACCTGGGCGGGGACGAGTACTTCGCCGCCCCGTGGGAGGACGAGGAGGCCCAGCACCCCGAGCGCTTCCCGAGCCTGGTCGCGCATGCTCGGGACCAGCTCGGCGCCGAGGCGACCGCTCTGGACTCCTACGCGCTGTTCATCAACGCCCTCGCCGCCCGCGCCCTCGAGCTCGGGCGCCTCCCGATGCTCTGGAACGACCACGTGGTCCCCGCCGCCGAGCAGCCGCTGGTGCCGATCTCCCGCGAGGTGGTGATCGACGTGTGGATCCGCTGGCGCGCATGGACCCCGTCGGTCACCGACTACCTCGACTCCGGCTATCGGGTGGTGAACTCGAACGGCGACCTGCTCTACTTCGTCCTCTCCGGCGACGGGGTGCCCGAGCCGCACGGGCGCCGCCGCTTCGGGCTGCTCGAGGACACCTTCGCCCCGCGCCGGTTCATGGGCCTCGCCGCCCAGGATTCCCACCTCGATGTGCCGCCGGTGCCGGCGGGGGAGCCGGACCCGGTGCTGGGCGCCTCGATGTCCGTGTGGTGCGATGCGCCCGACGTGCTCGGGGAGGCAGAGACCTTCGAGCTGCTGGACACCTGGCTGGTGCCGTTCGCCCGCGTGATGGGCGCTCCGCGCCGCTGA